ATCCACCGGTGTTGATTTTGGATGAGGCAACGTCGGCGGTGGATAACGAGACGGAAGCAGCGATTGCCCGGTCGTTGGAACGAATTACCCGCGATCGTACGATTATCGCGATCGCTCACCGGTTGTCTACAATTCGCAATGCCAATACCATTTATGTAATGGATAAGGGTGAAGTTGTGGAACAAGGCACTCACGAGGAGTTGTTACAATTTAATGGGATTTATGCCGGTTTGTGGCAGGTGCAAACGGGTTTGGCAGAAGAGGTGGAAGGATAGGTTTATGGCTATATTGACAGCAAAGCAATTATTCTGATAGTTCCAAGGAAAGTACTTTCATATTGCCCGAAAATTAGACTATTTTCTCTCTGAAAAATCTGAAAAAATTGACAATTATTGTGAAACGCTGTTTGGTACGAATTATGAAATCTATTTTCTCATTTACTTTCTTCATCGTGCTGAATTTAATTCTTCTTGGTTGTTCTCAAGAAAATGACGAACGGGTAAATCAAACGGAGAATGCTGCAAATACAACCAATACCACTCAAACGAGCCAAAATCAATTAGAAAAACGAGTAGCCCAGCTAGAGAAACGAGTGGAACAGTTAGAACAACAAGTGGAACAACAGTCAGAAAGAACTGCATTTCAAAGAGAATTTCAAAGACAACAAACAAGGGCACTAGAAACCGAAGCGAAAAACCAACTTGGTGCCATCAATCGCGCCCAGCAAGCATATCGTTTGGAGAACG
This Geitlerinema sp. PCC 9228 DNA region includes the following protein-coding sequences:
- a CDS encoding type IV pilin-like G/H family protein, yielding MKSIFSFTFFIVLNLILLGCSQENDERVNQTENAANTTNTTQTSQNQLEKRVAQLEKRVEQLEQQVEQQSERTAFQREFQRQQTRALETEAKNQLGAINRAQQAYRLENVQFASSLDDLSIGVPNSTENYQYKIQKAQDYFTVTTALAKTPKEIKNFAGIIYLDKDTQAISMEICSLQNSSNLSSKLAMDNVVQNDEVVCP